Proteins from a single region of Amycolatopsis sp. CA-230715:
- a CDS encoding SLC13 family permease, which translates to MTAELVSLGALVLMFVVATVLPINIGILPFVGAFVVGTLSLGLDQDQIFEGFPVSLFVTIVGVTYLFSVARHNGTIDLLVSAGVRLVRGKVTLIPWVLFTVAAVLTAFGTFTPAAVALLAPIGMNFAFRYRMSPLMVISGAHAGAFSPVAVSGVLVSGMVAKTSLSVAPVVLFFASFGFNLLLSLLTFLLLRKRSAEPVPEPDEHPTAGRITWRQALTLALLLALVVGALGFHLEIGFLALAAGALLSLVDMKNQAKAIDGISWSTILLVAGMVTYVTILEKAGTIDLLSHQAATLGTPLVVALVLCFVVAVTSAFASSTAILTAIIPVAVPLLLSSGLSAGGLIAALAVSTTIVDVSPFSTNGALVLSNARGVDRDRFYRQVVRYTCGIVGFGPVLAWGALVLPGVL; encoded by the coding sequence ATGACCGCTGAACTGGTTTCCCTCGGTGCGCTCGTGCTCATGTTCGTGGTCGCCACCGTGCTGCCGATCAACATCGGCATACTCCCCTTCGTCGGCGCGTTCGTGGTCGGCACCCTGTCGCTCGGCCTCGACCAGGACCAGATCTTCGAAGGGTTCCCGGTTTCGCTGTTCGTCACGATCGTCGGTGTCACGTACCTGTTTTCGGTGGCGCGGCACAACGGCACGATCGACCTGCTCGTCTCGGCGGGGGTCCGGCTCGTGCGCGGCAAGGTCACGCTGATCCCGTGGGTGCTGTTCACCGTCGCCGCGGTGCTCACCGCGTTCGGCACCTTCACCCCCGCCGCGGTCGCCCTGCTGGCCCCCATCGGAATGAACTTCGCGTTCCGCTACCGGATGAGCCCGCTGATGGTGATCAGCGGCGCGCACGCGGGCGCGTTCTCCCCCGTCGCCGTCTCGGGCGTGCTCGTCTCCGGCATGGTCGCGAAGACCTCCCTGTCCGTCGCCCCGGTGGTGCTGTTCTTCGCGAGCTTCGGCTTCAACCTGCTGCTGTCGCTGCTGACGTTCTTGTTACTGCGCAAGCGTTCTGCGGAACCGGTGCCCGAACCCGATGAGCATCCGACGGCCGGGCGGATCACCTGGCGGCAGGCACTCACCCTCGCCCTGCTCCTGGCCCTCGTCGTCGGCGCACTGGGATTCCACCTCGAAATCGGCTTCCTCGCACTGGCCGCCGGCGCCCTGCTCTCCTTGGTCGACATGAAGAACCAGGCGAAGGCGATCGACGGCATCAGCTGGTCCACGATCCTGTTGGTGGCGGGCATGGTCACCTACGTGACGATCCTGGAAAAAGCCGGAACCATCGACCTGCTCTCCCACCAGGCCGCGACACTCGGCACCCCGCTCGTGGTGGCACTGGTGCTGTGCTTCGTCGTCGCGGTGACGTCCGCCTTCGCCTCGTCCACCGCGATCCTGACCGCGATCATCCCGGTCGCCGTCCCCCTGCTGCTCTCCAGCGGCCTCAGCGCAGGCGGCCTGATCGCGGCTTTGGCGGTATCCACGACCATCGTCGACGTCTCCCCTTTCTCGACGAACGGCGCCTTGGTGTTGAGCAACGCGCGCGGGGTGGATCGGGACCGGTTCTACCGGCAGGTGGTCCGGTATACGTGCGGGATCGTCGGGTTCGGCCCGGTATTGGCTTGGGGCGCCTTGGTTCTGCCCGGTGTCCTGTAA
- a CDS encoding HNH endonuclease signature motif containing protein yields the protein MSETSPSLAPQQELWQLNARELAALLREEFVLWWQQESRLHRIIARLDNGGARDLGYTSVAGLVADIARSSGPGVKKLVKRALVTNPSQGIDGAEIPAPAPLVGEAAREGEISPEHVDGIVRVLEKIPATTPEEDREFAERSLVELARTAGVKEISKLGKAILGHLDPDGTEPRDTPAPRRELNFHHRKDGSAKFDGYLDPLSAAKTLALLDPLAQFSEGDPTGEPVQRSRAERYGDAFMELVALAASHPESPNRSGNRSDLIVTIPLADLKKELGTACLDMVTTITASEARILACDCRVIPAILDGKGQPLELGRAKRVVTEALRFMLALRDSGCAFPGCSRAPRHCEAHHVVHWAHGGPTDLGNLVLLCAHHHRLLHRSDWKLRMVDGLPEFTPPEFVDPWRRSRSNRHTAQPRAA from the coding sequence GTGTCCGAGACTTCTCCTTCCCTTGCGCCGCAGCAGGAGCTGTGGCAGCTCAACGCGCGTGAACTCGCCGCGCTGTTGAGGGAGGAGTTCGTGCTGTGGTGGCAGCAGGAATCGCGCCTCCACCGCATTATCGCGCGCCTGGACAACGGTGGCGCTCGCGATTTGGGGTACACGAGCGTGGCCGGTCTGGTGGCGGATATCGCGCGGAGTTCCGGTCCGGGCGTGAAGAAGCTGGTGAAGCGCGCGCTCGTGACCAACCCGAGTCAGGGGATCGATGGCGCGGAGATTCCCGCTCCGGCACCCCTTGTCGGCGAGGCCGCCCGGGAGGGTGAGATCTCACCGGAGCACGTGGACGGGATTGTGCGGGTGCTGGAGAAAATCCCCGCCACGACCCCGGAAGAGGACCGGGAGTTCGCGGAACGGTCCCTGGTCGAACTGGCCCGCACCGCGGGCGTCAAGGAGATCAGCAAGCTAGGCAAGGCAATCCTCGGCCACCTCGACCCTGACGGCACCGAGCCCCGCGACACTCCTGCCCCGAGGCGAGAGCTGAACTTCCATCACCGCAAGGATGGTTCGGCGAAGTTCGACGGCTACCTCGATCCCCTCTCCGCCGCGAAAACCCTTGCCCTGTTGGATCCTCTCGCCCAATTTAGTGAGGGTGACCCGACGGGCGAGCCGGTGCAGCGGAGTCGGGCCGAGCGATACGGGGACGCGTTCATGGAGCTGGTCGCCCTCGCCGCCAGCCACCCCGAATCCCCGAACCGCAGCGGTAATCGCTCGGACCTGATCGTGACAATCCCACTGGCTGACCTGAAAAAGGAACTCGGCACAGCCTGCCTGGACATGGTCACCACGATCACCGCCAGCGAAGCCCGAATTCTCGCCTGCGACTGCCGGGTCATCCCCGCCATACTCGACGGCAAGGGCCAACCGCTGGAACTCGGCCGGGCCAAACGAGTGGTGACCGAGGCACTCCGCTTCATGTTGGCGTTGCGGGATTCCGGATGTGCTTTCCCGGGGTGTTCCCGGGCGCCGCGACACTGCGAGGCGCATCACGTCGTGCACTGGGCCCACGGTGGCCCCACCGATCTGGGCAACCTCGTCCTGTTGTGCGCCCACCACCACAGACTTTTGCATCGTAGCGACTGGAAACTCCGCATGGTCGACGGCCTCCCGGAGTTCACCCCACCCGAATTCGTCGACCCGTGGCGAAGATCGAGATCGAACCGCCACACCGCCCAACCCCGCGCCGCCTGA
- a CDS encoding DUF397 domain-containing protein, translating to MQVSHRATSLRLSWVKSSYSGTQANCVEVACVGEAVLVRDSKEPLGGRCASRVRRLVRCAARVCSGRGRSALRRGVAEEPGVGGSVRCGHGRLVAASTVRRRGVGRCGGSISIFATGRRIRVG from the coding sequence ATGCAGGTGTCACACAGGGCAACCAGCCTTCGCTTGTCGTGGGTCAAGAGCAGCTATAGCGGTACCCAGGCGAACTGTGTCGAGGTGGCGTGCGTGGGGGAGGCGGTGTTGGTGCGGGACTCGAAGGAGCCTCTGGGTGGGCGCTGTGCCTCTCGCGTGCGGCGTTTGGTGCGCTGTGCGGCTCGCGTGTGTTCGGGGCGCGGTCGTTCTGCCCTTCGCCGGGGAGTGGCTGAAGAGCCGGGTGTTGGCGGGTCCGTCCGTTGTGGACACGGCCGCCTTGTGGCGGCTTCGACTGTCAGGCGGCGCGGGGTTGGGCGGTGTGGCGGTTCGATCTCGATCTTCGCCACGGGTCGACGAATTCGGGTGGGGTGA
- a CDS encoding helix-turn-helix domain-containing protein, whose product MTMTESDSTVRAQKLGQSLRVLREQANLNVRAAGARINASASKISRIENGKSFASTEDVSGLLAAYGVVGSKRQHLLDLAAESAERGWWQRHELPIEARVETLSGLEAAANTLVSFEIAVIPGLAQTEEYTRALMIESGVVPRDMVEQRVRERMDRQEALRQRWSPPQMRFILDEFAIHRVIGGREVHCRQLEHLIALSGRRATEVRVVPNAGKAHAGLSGGFLIIQRPEGAPVIFLGNLTSSLVVEGLGEVSEYQKAASELLNHALSPRDSLNFIARKARRLHAGVTQGNQPSLVVGQEQL is encoded by the coding sequence ATGACCATGACTGAGTCGGACTCGACCGTGCGTGCGCAGAAGCTCGGGCAGAGCCTGCGAGTTCTGCGTGAGCAGGCGAACTTGAACGTCCGGGCCGCCGGAGCACGGATCAACGCCTCGGCGAGCAAGATCAGCCGCATCGAGAACGGCAAGAGTTTCGCTTCGACCGAGGATGTTTCCGGTCTGCTCGCGGCCTACGGGGTGGTCGGCTCGAAGCGGCAGCACCTCCTCGACCTGGCAGCGGAGTCGGCGGAACGCGGTTGGTGGCAGCGCCACGAACTGCCGATCGAGGCGAGGGTCGAAACCCTTTCCGGGTTGGAAGCCGCCGCGAACACCCTGGTCAGCTTCGAAATCGCAGTCATTCCCGGCCTGGCGCAGACTGAGGAGTACACCCGCGCGCTGATGATCGAGTCCGGTGTGGTGCCGCGGGACATGGTGGAGCAGCGAGTCCGCGAGCGGATGGATCGCCAGGAAGCGTTGCGACAGCGGTGGAGCCCGCCCCAGATGCGGTTCATTCTCGACGAGTTTGCGATACACCGAGTTATCGGTGGCCGTGAAGTGCATTGCCGCCAGCTTGAGCACTTGATCGCGCTGTCTGGCCGCCGGGCGACGGAGGTCCGAGTGGTGCCGAACGCGGGGAAGGCGCATGCAGGGCTCAGCGGCGGGTTTTTGATCATCCAGAGGCCGGAAGGGGCGCCGGTGATCTTTCTCGGGAATCTTACTTCGAGTCTTGTAGTGGAGGGTCTCGGCGAGGTGAGCGAGTACCAGAAGGCGGCGAGTGAACTCCTCAACCATGCGCTCAGCCCACGGGATTCTCTGAACTTCATTGCCAGAAAGGCCAGGCGGCTACATGCAGGTGTCACACAGGGCAACCAGCCTTCGCTTGTCGTGGGTCAAGAGCAGCTATAG
- a CDS encoding TIGR02569 family protein — protein sequence MPAPSNAVIAAFGATGTPVLLAGGKGGTWRVGDLAFKPVEFLPETRWRAEVLASLPESVDFRVPKPAKAATGDWAMEGWEASELVAGESDVDRQDEVLRAGIAFHAAIADLPRPSFLDTRDDPWSYGDRVAWEERAVQASPAAKALLTPLLEVRRPVELPSQVVHGDLPGNVLFADGLPPAVIDWPAYWRPTSWAYAVAVADALCWYGAGPPLVARWARLPEWGQMLVRALIYRIVTHDVASTWDTATSRAYRRAIDVVLA from the coding sequence GTGCCTGCTCCCTCGAATGCCGTAATCGCCGCCTTTGGTGCCACCGGAACCCCCGTCCTCCTCGCTGGGGGCAAAGGCGGCACCTGGCGGGTCGGCGATCTCGCCTTCAAGCCGGTCGAATTCCTGCCCGAGACCCGGTGGCGTGCCGAGGTGCTCGCTTCGCTACCCGAATCGGTCGATTTCCGGGTTCCGAAACCAGCCAAAGCGGCAACCGGAGACTGGGCGATGGAAGGCTGGGAGGCCAGCGAACTGGTCGCCGGTGAGTCCGATGTGGACCGACAGGACGAGGTGCTGCGCGCCGGGATCGCCTTCCACGCGGCGATCGCCGACCTGCCACGACCATCCTTTTTGGACACAAGAGACGACCCGTGGTCCTACGGTGACCGGGTTGCCTGGGAGGAGCGCGCCGTGCAAGCCTCCCCCGCGGCCAAGGCCCTGCTGACACCGCTGTTGGAGGTACGGCGGCCGGTCGAGCTGCCGTCGCAGGTGGTCCACGGTGATCTGCCGGGCAACGTGCTGTTCGCCGACGGGCTGCCTCCCGCGGTCATCGACTGGCCCGCCTACTGGCGGCCGACGTCGTGGGCGTACGCGGTCGCGGTCGCCGACGCGCTGTGCTGGTACGGCGCCGGACCACCGCTCGTCGCGCGCTGGGCGCGGCTGCCCGAGTGGGGGCAGATGCTCGTCCGCGCGCTGATCTACCGCATCGTCACCCACGACGTGGCGTCCACATGGGACACCGCGACAAGCAGGGCGTACCGGCGCGCGATCGACGTCGTACTGGCCTAG
- a CDS encoding RluA family pseudouridine synthase, with the protein MSARMLPVPDGLDGMRVDAGLAKMLGLSRTVVAELAETGEVLLDGRQVGKSDRLTAGGLLEVTMPEPENKVEVVAEPVEGMRIVHDDDDIVVVSKPVGVAVHPSPGWTGPTVVGGLAAAGLRIATSGAAERQGVVHRLDAGTTGVMVVAKSEHAYTVLKRAFKERTVDKGYHAVVQGHPDPTRGTIDAPIDRHPRHDYKFAVVAGGRPSVTHYEVVEAFRAASLAEIKLETGRTHQIRVHFSALKHPCVGDLTYGADPVLARKLGLSRQWLHARTLGFAHPADGRWVQFEAEYPDDLANALKILRDEN; encoded by the coding sequence GTGAGCGCGCGGATGCTGCCGGTCCCCGACGGGCTCGACGGGATGCGCGTCGACGCGGGGCTGGCGAAGATGCTGGGGCTGTCCAGGACCGTGGTCGCCGAACTGGCCGAGACCGGGGAGGTGCTGCTCGACGGCCGCCAGGTCGGCAAGTCGGACCGGCTCACCGCGGGCGGGCTGCTCGAAGTGACCATGCCGGAACCGGAGAACAAGGTCGAGGTCGTCGCCGAACCGGTCGAGGGCATGCGGATCGTGCACGATGACGACGACATCGTGGTGGTCTCGAAACCCGTCGGCGTCGCCGTGCACCCGAGCCCCGGCTGGACCGGCCCGACCGTCGTCGGCGGACTCGCCGCGGCCGGGTTGCGGATCGCCACTTCCGGTGCCGCCGAACGGCAGGGCGTGGTGCACCGGCTCGACGCGGGCACCACCGGGGTGATGGTGGTCGCGAAGAGCGAGCACGCGTACACCGTGCTCAAGCGCGCGTTCAAGGAGCGCACCGTCGACAAGGGCTACCACGCCGTCGTGCAGGGCCACCCGGACCCGACGCGCGGCACCATCGACGCGCCGATCGACCGGCACCCCCGGCACGACTACAAGTTCGCCGTCGTCGCGGGCGGGCGCCCCAGCGTCACGCACTACGAGGTGGTGGAAGCGTTCCGCGCCGCCTCGCTGGCCGAGATCAAGCTCGAAACCGGCCGCACACACCAGATCCGCGTGCACTTCTCAGCGCTGAAGCACCCGTGCGTCGGCGATCTGACCTACGGCGCGGACCCGGTGCTGGCCAGGAAACTGGGCCTGTCCCGGCAATGGCTGCACGCGCGGACGCTCGGCTTCGCGCACCCCGCCGACGGGCGCTGGGTCCAGTTCGAAGCCGAGTACCCGGACGATCTCGCGAACGCGCTGAAGATCCTCCGCGACGAGAACTAG
- the lspA gene encoding signal peptidase II — protein sequence MAEAEPDIPATQPKRRVALVAAVAVAALAADVLTKVLALSAWEGREPVRALGGLVYFQIVRNPGAAFSLATGMTWILAIGAVVVAGAIIWLSRRLRSAGWAIGLGLVLAGALGNLTDRLFRAPGPLQGHVIDFISLFSPNGETWPVFNVADSCICVGAALIVVLSLRGKDYDGTSSRSRKAAKA from the coding sequence ATGGCCGAAGCCGAGCCGGACATCCCCGCCACCCAGCCGAAGCGGCGCGTCGCGCTGGTGGCCGCGGTCGCCGTCGCGGCGCTCGCCGCCGACGTGCTGACCAAGGTGCTCGCGCTGTCTGCGTGGGAGGGCAGGGAGCCGGTGCGCGCGCTCGGCGGGCTGGTGTACTTCCAGATCGTGCGCAACCCCGGCGCCGCGTTCTCGCTCGCCACCGGGATGACCTGGATCCTCGCGATCGGGGCCGTGGTGGTCGCGGGCGCGATCATCTGGCTCTCGCGGCGCCTGCGGTCCGCCGGCTGGGCGATCGGGCTCGGCCTGGTGCTCGCCGGAGCGCTCGGCAATCTCACCGACCGGCTCTTCCGCGCGCCGGGGCCGTTGCAGGGCCACGTCATCGACTTCATCTCGCTCTTCTCGCCCAACGGCGAGACGTGGCCGGTGTTCAACGTCGCCGACTCGTGCATCTGCGTCGGCGCGGCGCTCATCGTGGTGCTTTCGTTGCGGGGCAAGGATTACGACGGCACCTCGTCGCGGAGCAGGAAGGCGGCGAAGGCGTGA
- a CDS encoding aminotransferase class V-fold PLP-dependent enzyme, with product MTLALDRTAVPAETATPLPAVAGARLRVPLVTGDEIGYANLDHAASAPCLDAVRDAVDEFLPWYASVHRGAGFASQVSTKLYERTRDIVRRFTGARAGDTVIFTRNTTDSFNLLARAVPKNTSVVVFDSEHHAALLPWRGPNVHRIPLPATRLAAVSAVDSALAACAEGPRLVVLTGASNVTGEVLPVAEIAAVARRRGARIALDAAQLSPHRRVSLRESDVDYVVFSGHKLYAPFGAGVLVGRADWLRAAQPYLAGGGASKAVSRTGEEIGVVWNQGPERHEAGSPNTVGVYALGVACEQLAANREALEAHEHVLLEKLRRGFQSVPGLAELRLFEDAGDRVGTVSFVLDGFEPGWLAAVLSAEYGIGVRDGAFCAHIATRGLIARTGVDAKQAVRVSIGLGTTEEHIDRLLLALRQIVARGARWSYAVVEGRWAPTPDPRALPSFLRD from the coding sequence ATGACTCTCGCACTCGACCGCACCGCCGTTCCCGCCGAAACCGCCACGCCGCTTCCCGCCGTGGCCGGTGCGCGACTGCGGGTCCCGTTGGTCACCGGTGACGAGATCGGGTACGCGAACCTCGACCACGCGGCGAGCGCGCCGTGTCTCGACGCCGTCCGCGACGCCGTCGACGAGTTCCTTCCCTGGTACGCCAGCGTGCACCGCGGCGCCGGGTTCGCGTCGCAGGTTTCCACGAAGCTGTACGAGCGCACGCGGGACATCGTCCGGCGCTTCACCGGCGCCCGCGCCGGCGACACCGTGATCTTCACCAGGAACACCACCGATTCCTTCAACCTGCTCGCCCGCGCGGTTCCGAAGAACACCTCGGTGGTCGTGTTCGACAGCGAGCACCACGCGGCACTGCTCCCGTGGCGGGGCCCGAACGTGCACCGGATCCCGTTGCCCGCCACCAGGCTCGCCGCGGTGTCCGCTGTGGACAGTGCGCTCGCCGCGTGCGCGGAGGGCCCGAGGCTGGTGGTGCTCACCGGCGCGTCGAACGTGACCGGCGAGGTGCTCCCGGTCGCGGAGATCGCCGCCGTGGCGCGTCGCCGCGGGGCACGGATCGCGCTCGACGCGGCGCAGCTTTCCCCGCACCGCAGGGTTTCCCTTCGTGAGTCCGATGTGGACTACGTGGTGTTCTCCGGGCACAAGCTGTACGCGCCGTTCGGGGCCGGTGTGCTCGTCGGGCGGGCGGACTGGCTGCGGGCCGCTCAGCCGTACCTCGCGGGCGGCGGTGCGAGCAAGGCGGTTTCCCGTACTGGCGAGGAAATCGGTGTCGTCTGGAACCAGGGGCCGGAGCGGCACGAGGCCGGGTCGCCGAACACCGTCGGCGTGTACGCGCTCGGCGTCGCCTGCGAACAACTCGCGGCGAACCGCGAGGCGCTCGAAGCGCACGAGCACGTGCTGCTGGAGAAGCTGCGGCGCGGGTTCCAGTCGGTGCCGGGCTTGGCGGAGCTGCGGCTTTTCGAAGACGCGGGTGACCGGGTCGGCACGGTGAGCTTCGTGCTCGACGGGTTCGAACCCGGCTGGCTCGCTGCGGTGCTCTCGGCGGAGTACGGCATCGGCGTCCGCGACGGCGCTTTCTGCGCCCACATCGCCACGCGCGGGCTCATCGCGCGCACCGGTGTCGACGCCAAGCAGGCCGTGCGGGTGAGCATCGGCCTCGGCACCACGGAGGAGCACATCGACCGGCTGCTGCTCGCGCTGCGCCAGATCGTGGCACGGGGTGCGCGCTGGTCCTACGCGGTCGTCGAAGGTCGCTGGGCCCCGACCCCGGATCCGCGCGCGCTGCCCTCGTTCCTGCGCGACTGA
- a CDS encoding M23 family metallopeptidase: MTKTSSRLGYAGAAVLAGVLLVSPTAISTASADDGFPAFGLPFAAGQKTGSAGIHSDDGGSGVKNAIDFNPDDSTVRAPLGGTVHLQHCSGGDWVTIDHVNGWRTGYYHMEGIKVADGQQVEPGTVLGSIGNALPCGGHTTGAHVHFTLWTLGGAAALSNAAGPIPSGNWDNVSYDRLSTEVANDVGVAVDGHTFGGWLFKAEAEQYKGTATNVKTNEVVQLPGYFRYDG, encoded by the coding sequence GTGACGAAAACCTCGTCTCGTCTTGGGTACGCCGGTGCCGCCGTGCTGGCCGGTGTCCTGCTCGTCTCGCCGACCGCGATCAGCACCGCCAGCGCCGACGACGGCTTCCCGGCGTTCGGCCTGCCGTTCGCGGCCGGGCAGAAGACCGGGTCCGCCGGCATCCACTCGGACGACGGCGGCAGCGGCGTCAAGAACGCGATCGACTTCAACCCCGACGACTCGACCGTGCGCGCGCCGCTCGGCGGCACCGTGCACCTCCAGCACTGCTCCGGCGGCGACTGGGTGACGATCGACCACGTGAACGGCTGGCGCACCGGCTACTACCACATGGAAGGCATCAAGGTCGCCGACGGCCAGCAGGTCGAGCCGGGCACCGTGCTCGGCTCGATCGGCAACGCGCTGCCGTGCGGCGGGCACACCACCGGCGCGCACGTGCACTTCACGCTGTGGACGCTCGGTGGTGCGGCGGCGCTGTCGAACGCGGCGGGCCCGATCCCGAGCGGTAACTGGGACAACGTCTCCTACGACCGCCTGTCCACCGAGGTGGCCAACGACGTCGGCGTCGCGGTGGACGGCCACACCTTCGGTGGCTGGCTCTTCAAGGCCGAGGCGGAGCAGTACAAGGGCACCGCGACCAACGTCAAGACGAACGAGGTCGTGCAGCTGCCCGGGTACTTCCGCTACGACGGCTGA
- a CDS encoding potassium/proton antiporter, which yields MDQLPVILGTGAAVLLASVIAVRVSIRLGLPSLLLYLGIGVLIGEAGFGVRFDDPTLTQSLGLAALVMILTEGGLTTRWSAVKPALGTGIALSTVAVVVSVAVTGAALHWLLGLDWRMALLWGSVLASTDAAAVFSVLRTAGIGKRLVGALELESGMNDAPVYIAVVVLAEGTTVDWTLPLLVIYELGAGLAIGLGFGWLGAFALRKAALPATGLYPLATVAVCVLAYSSGQFAHASGLLATYVAGVVLGNSKLPHRSDTLSFAEGLGWLAQIGLFVLLGLYASPERLLEALVPGLVAGGVLLLLARPLSVLCSALPFRVPWRDQIFLSWAGLRGAVPIVLALIPLAEGVPGAQRLVDAVFVLVIVLTVLQGTTLAPLAKLLGLSEKGGPTELEVDAAPLDELGAELLQVRIQPGSRMHGVYLSELRLPAGATVSLVVRDGAGFTPQKTSRLQERDQLLVVTTEKARDAAERRIRAVDRAGRLARWRGESGR from the coding sequence ATGGACCAGCTTCCGGTCATTCTCGGCACCGGCGCGGCGGTGCTGCTCGCGTCGGTGATCGCGGTCAGGGTGTCGATCCGGCTCGGCCTGCCGTCCTTGCTGCTGTACCTGGGAATCGGCGTCCTGATCGGGGAAGCCGGGTTCGGCGTCCGCTTCGACGACCCGACGCTGACGCAGTCGCTCGGGCTCGCCGCACTCGTGATGATCCTCACCGAGGGCGGCCTGACCACGCGGTGGTCTGCGGTGAAACCCGCGCTGGGCACCGGGATCGCACTGTCCACAGTGGCCGTTGTGGTGAGCGTCGCGGTCACCGGCGCCGCCCTGCACTGGTTGCTGGGGCTGGACTGGCGCATGGCCCTGCTGTGGGGATCCGTGCTCGCCTCGACGGACGCGGCCGCGGTGTTCTCCGTGCTGCGCACCGCGGGCATCGGCAAACGGCTCGTCGGCGCGCTCGAACTCGAGTCGGGGATGAACGACGCGCCGGTCTACATCGCGGTCGTGGTGCTCGCCGAGGGGACCACAGTGGACTGGACGCTGCCGCTGCTGGTGATCTACGAACTCGGCGCCGGGCTCGCGATCGGGCTCGGCTTCGGCTGGCTCGGCGCGTTCGCGCTGCGCAAGGCCGCGCTGCCCGCCACCGGCCTGTACCCGCTCGCGACGGTCGCGGTGTGCGTCCTCGCCTATTCGTCGGGGCAGTTCGCGCACGCGTCGGGACTGCTGGCGACCTACGTCGCCGGGGTGGTGCTGGGCAACTCGAAGCTGCCGCACCGCTCGGACACGCTCTCCTTCGCCGAGGGGCTCGGCTGGCTCGCGCAGATCGGGTTGTTCGTCCTGCTCGGGTTGTACGCGTCGCCGGAACGGCTGCTGGAGGCGCTCGTGCCCGGCCTCGTCGCCGGGGGAGTGCTGCTCCTGCTCGCGAGGCCGTTGTCCGTGCTCTGTTCGGCGCTGCCGTTCCGGGTCCCGTGGCGCGACCAGATTTTCCTGTCGTGGGCCGGTTTGCGGGGCGCGGTGCCGATCGTGCTCGCGCTGATCCCGCTCGCCGAAGGGGTGCCCGGCGCGCAGCGGCTGGTGGACGCCGTGTTCGTGCTCGTCATCGTGCTGACCGTGCTGCAGGGCACCACCCTCGCGCCGCTGGCGAAGCTGCTGGGGCTCAGCGAGAAGGGCGGGCCGACCGAGCTGGAGGTCGACGCCGCGCCGCTGGACGAGCTGGGCGCCGAGCTGCTGCAGGTGCGGATCCAGCCGGGTTCGCGGATGCACGGCGTGTACCTGTCGGAGCTGAGGCTGCCGGCCGGGGCCACGGTGAGCCTGGTGGTCCGGGACGGCGCCGGGTTCACGCCGCAGAAGACGAGCCGGTTGCAGGAGCGCGACCAGTTGCTCGTGGTGACCACGGAGAAGGCGCGCGACGCCGCGGAACGGCGCATCAGGGCCGTCGACAGGGCGGGCAGGCTGGCCCGCTGGCGCGGCGAATCCGGCAGATAG